The Echeneis naucrates chromosome 8, fEcheNa1.1, whole genome shotgun sequence genome has a window encoding:
- the LOC115047061 gene encoding myosin-16-like, with protein sequence MPGAYKGECGDDVDPMPFLVPSDKERLDAMNRPYDIKTSCWVKDEKEAFIAGEIQSEDGDKVTIKTIKNTTVTVKKDDIQQMNPPKFYQASDMSNLTFLNEASVMENLRSRYVNMRIYTYSGLFCVTINPYKWLPIYGAKVAQIYKGKKRNEVPPHLFSISDNAYHEMMMEHENQSMLITGESGAGKTENTKKVIQYFANVGASGSKLSDSKGSLEDQIIQANPVLEAFGNAKTIRNNNSSRFGKFIRIHFGPTAKLAGADIETYLLEKSRVISQQAAERGYHIFYQLLSGRKPELMGALLLSPDPKQYVWVCQGVTVVDNMDDGEELLLTDVTFDVLGFTPEEKMSIYKLTGGIMHFGNMKFKQKPREEQADVDSTEVADKVAHLMAINSGELQKGITRPRVKVGNEFVTKGQNQDQCVYSIGALAKAIYDRMFKWMVTRINKTLDTKMQRQYFIGVLDIAGFEIFEFNSFEQLCINFTNEKLQQFFNHHMFVLEQEEYKKEGIDWVFIDFGLDLQACIDLLEKPMGVFSILEEQCVFPKATDTTFKAALYDNHLGKSSNFLKPKGGKKGAEAHFELVHYAGTVGYNIGGWLEKNKDPLNETVVGLFQKSSMPLLALLFKEEEGAAGSKKQKKGSSFQTVSNFYREQLNKLMSTLRSTAPHFVRCIVPNEFKKSGVTDNHLILHQLACNGVLEGIRICRKGFPNRLQYPEFKQRYYILNPNVIPKGFVDNKKASELILSAIGLDNMEYRIGHTKVFFRAGVLAKLEDMRDERLAKIITMLQAQLRGMLMRIEFKKMVDRRIALIAIQRNVRKFLQLRFWGWWKLYTKVKPLLMVARQEEIFKAKEEELRVAEVKVKELEGKIKDLEGRMVTLSQEKNDLALLLAAEQDTLGDAEERCTQLMHQKVQLEESVQDLRERLEEEEGNTASLHGQRRQLEGELTELKTDLESLESTLSKTEKEKQGLDFKVRSLTGDLSQRDDHIAKLQKEKRLLEELQQKTVEDLQTEEDKVNHLTKTNSKLNTHVNELEDSWEQEKRIRAEVEKARRKAEGDLKMTIENLNEMENAKLDLEEVIKKRDFEINNMNSKLEDEQALSSMLSRKLKEHQGRIEELEEELEAERAMRAKVEKQRSELSRDLEDLSDRLEEAGGATVAQIEQNRKREADLLKLRRELEEAALQSEATAAALRKKHSDAMAELGEQLENLTRLKVKLEKDKQSMKAEIDDLNVTMEATQKAKMNSEAHAHKLEDNLAEANARLAEMERNQTELSTAKIHLTAENNDLSRELEDVQSKLNQVTRLKASLTLQIDELKRQVDEENKGRNTAVVALTNARHDLSLLKEQLEEESEARGELQRLVSKLNADVTSWRSKYETDAIHRTEELEETKRKLAVRLQEAEEVAEAAQARAASLEKVKQRLQGEVEDLTIDLEKSNAAAAALDKKQRVFDKLAAEWSQKNEELQLELDNSQKESRSYMTELYKLKTAYEESLDQIETVRKENKTLSEEIKELVDQLGEGGRSVHELQKAKKKLEVEKEELQLALEEAESSLEVEEGKLVRVQLELAQVKADIDRRIHEKEEEFEVTRKNHVRAVESLQATLEAEAKGRAEALRMKKKMEGDLNEMEIQLEHANRNNAELVKTLKKLQQQIKDLQVQMDEDARQHEELREKYSLQERRLSLMQGEMEELRGGLEASERARKQIEQELVDTTERFSEIHMQNQSLTILKRKLEADLARLSSENEELISEFRAAEERAKKAVIDATRLCEELRQEQDRSAHLEKVKRNQEQNLRDLTLKLEEAEQQALKAGKRTIQKLETRIKELENELDQEQKRHVETVKNLRKGERRVKELTFQTEEDHKTNERMQELVEKLQNKLKSYKRQIEDAEEQANSSLSKYRKTVHELDDAEERAEMAEMALNKMRTRNRASTTKGFTSVEIVQVTKPTSGGQDG encoded by the exons atgccAGGTGCATATAAAGGAGAGTGTGGGGACGATGTGGACCCCATGCCATTCCTGGTACCTTCAGACAAGGAGCGGCTGGATGCTATGAATAGGCCATATGACATCAAGACCTCCTGCTGGGTCAAAGACGAGAAGGAGGCTTTTATTGCTGGGGAGATTCAGTCTGAAGATGGGGACAAAGTCACCATCAAGACCATCAAGAACACT actgtgactgtgaagaAGGATGACATTCAGCAGATGAACCCTCCTAAATTCTACCAAGCCAGTGACATGTCCAACCTGACTTTCCTTAACGAGGCCAGCGTCATGGAAAACCTACGCAGCCGCTACGTTAACATGAGGATCTAT ACCTACTCAGGCCTCTTCTGTGTGACAATTAACCCATACAAATGGCTGCCCATCTATGGCGCAAAAGTAGCCCAGATATACAAGGGGAAAAAACGCAACGAAGTTCCTCCTCacctcttctccatctctgacaACGCTTATCACGAAATGATGATGG AGCATGAAAACCAGTCTATGCTGATCAC TGGAGAATCCGGTGCTGGTAAGACTGAGAATACTAAGAAGGTCATTCAATACTTTGCCAATGTTGGAGCCTCTGGGAGCAAACTGTCAGACTCCAAG GGGTCTCTTGAGGATCAGATCATTCAAGCTAATCCAGTGCTGGAGGCATTTGGTAACGCTAAGACCATCAGAAACAACAATTCCTCACGTTTT GGAAAGTTCATTCGCATCCACTTTGGGCCAACAGCTAAGCTGGCTGGTGCCGATATTGAGACTT ATCTGCTAGAGAAATCAAGAGTGATTTCCCAGCAGGCTGCTGAGAGAGGATACCACATCTTTTACCAGCTCCTTTCTGGAAGAAAGCCAGAACTCATGG GGGCTCTGCTGTTGAGTCCTGACCCCAAACAGTATGTGTGGGTCTGTCAGGGAGTCACTGTGGTGGACAACATGGACGATGGAGAGGAGCTACTGCTCACCGATGTGA CCTTTGATGTCCTGGGTTTCACTCCTGAGGAGAAGATGAGCATCTACAAGCTGACCGGAGGCATAATGCACTTTGGCAACATGAAGTTCAAACAGAAACCCAGAGAGGAGCAGGCGGATGTGGATTCCACTGAGG TGGCTGACAAAGTTGCTCATCTCATGGCAATCAACTCTGGGGAGCTGCAGAAGGGCATTACGCGCCCCAGGGTCAAGGTTGGAAATGAGTTTGTGACCAAAG GTCAGAACCAGGACCAATGTGTCTACTCCATCGGTGCTCTGGCAAAAGCCATCTATGACCGCATGTTCAAGTGGATGGTGACCCGGATCAATAAGACCCTGGACACCAAGATGCAGAGGCAGTATTTCATAGGCGTGTTGGACATTGCCGGGTTTGAGATATTTGAG TTCAACAGCTTTGAGCAATTGTGCATCAACTTCACCAACGAAAAGCTGCAGCAGTTCTTCAACCACCACATGTTTGTGCTGGAGCAAGAAGAGTACAAGAAGGAGGGCATCGACTGGGTTTTCATTGACTTTGGTTTGGACCTGCAGGCCTGCATTGACCTACTGGAGAAG CCTATGGGGGTTTTCTCCATTCTGgaggagcagtgtgtgtttCCTAAGGCAACTGATACTACTTTCAAAGCAGCTCTGTATGACAACCACTTGGGCAAGTCCTCCAACTTCCTCAAGccaaaagggggaaagaaaggagcTGAAGCCCACTTCGAACTGGTGCACTATGCTGGCACT GTGGGTTACAACATTGGTGGTTGGCTGGAGAAGAACAAAGACCCTCTGAATGAGACGGTTGTAGGACTCTTCCAGAAGTCCTCCATGCCCCTGCTGGCTCTGCTCttcaaagaggaggagggcgcTGCAGGATCCAAGAAGCAGAAGAAGGGATCTTCTTTCCAAACGGTCTCCAACTTCTATAGG GAACAACTGAACAAGCTGATGAGCACTCTGCGAAGCACTGCTCCCCACTTTGTCCGCTGCATTGTGCCAAACGAGTTCAAGAAGTCAG GTGTCACAGATAATCACCTGATCCTCCATCAGTTAGCCTGTAATGGTGTGCTAGAGGGCATCCGCATCTGCAGGAAAGGCTTCCCCAACAGACTACAGTACCCAGAATTCAAGCAGAG GTACTATATTCTCAACCCCAATGTCATTCCTAAGGGATTTGTCGACAACAAGAAGGCATCTGAGCTCATCCTGAGCGCTATTGGTCTGGATAATATGGAGTACCGCATTGGTCACACCAAG GTGTTTTTCCGTGCAGGCGTCCTGGCAAAATTGGAGGACATGCGTGATGAGCGGCTGGCAAAGATCATAACCATGCTGCAGGCTCAACTCCGAGGAATGCTAATGAGGATTGAGTTTAAGAAGATGGTGGACAGGag AATTGCACTGATAGCCATCCAGCGAAATGTGAGGAAATTCCTTCAGTTACGCTTCTGGGGCTGGTGGAAACTCTACACGAAG GTGAAGCCCCTGCTGATGGTCGCCCGTCAGGAAGAGATCTTCAAGGccaaggaggaggagctgagggtGGCAGAAGTGAAGGTCAAGGAGCTGGAGGGCAAGATCAAAGATCTTGAGGGACGGATGGTCACTCTGTCACAGGAGAAGAATGACCTGGCCTTGCTGCTGGCTGCA GAACAGGACACACTCGGGGATGCTGAGGAGCGCTGCACACAGCTGATGCACCAAAAGGTCCAGCTGGAGGAGTCTGTCCAG GATCTGCGTGAGcgtctggaggaggaagaaggcaACACTGCCTCCCTCCATGGCCAGAGGAGGCAACTGGAGGGGGAACTGACTGAACTGAAGACAGACCTGGAGTCTCTGGAGTCCACTCTGAGCAAgactgaaaaggaaaagcag ggtCTGGACTTCAAGGTGCGCAGTCTGACAGGAGACCTGAGCCAAAGGGATGACCATATTGCCAAGCTACAGAAGGAGAAGAGGTTGCTGGAGGAACTGCAGCAg AAAACTGTGGAGGACCTCCAAACAGAAGAGGACAAAGTTAACCATCTAACCAAGACCAACAGCAAGCTCAACACCCACGTGAATGAG ctggaGGACAGTTGGGAGCAGGAGAAGAGGATCAGGGCGGAGGTGGAAAAAGCAAGAAGGAAGGCAGAGGGAGACCTGAAGATGACAATAGAGAACCTGAATGAGATGGAGAACGCAAAGCTTGACCTGGAGGAGGTCATCAAGAA GAGAGATTTTGAGATCAACAACATGAACTCAAAGCTGGAGGATGAACAAGCTCTCAGCTCCATGCTCAGCCGCAAGCTCAAAGAGCACCAG ggcCGCATTGAGGAGCTGGAAGAGGAGCTAGAAGCTGAGCGAGCCATGAGAGCCAAG GTTGAAAAGCAGAGGTCAGAGCTGTCCCGAGATCTGGAGGATCTCAGTGATCGGCtagaggaggcaggaggagcCACAGTCGCCCAG ATTGAGCAGAACAGGAAGCGTGAAGCGGACCTGTTGAAGCTGAGGcgggagctggaggaggcagcGCTCCAATCAgaggccacagcagcagcactgaggaAAAAGCACTCAGATGCGATGGCAGAGCTCGGGGAGCAGCTGGAGAACCTTACCAGACTGAAAGTCAAACTGGAGAAGGACAAACAGAGCATGAAGGCTGAGATCGATGATCTCAATGTCACAATGGAGGCCACGCAGAAAGCAAAG ATGAATTCGGAGGCACACGCCCACAAGCTGGAGGACAACCTGGCAGAAGCCAACGCTCGCCTGGCTGAGATGGAGCGCAATCAGACTGAGCTCAGCACGGCCAAAATCCATCTGACAG cgGAGAATAATGATCTGAGCCGTGAGTTGGAGGATGTGCAAAGTAAGTTAAACCAAGTGACCAGGCTGAAGGCCTCACTCACCCTGCAGATTGATGAACTCAAGCGGCAGGTGGATGAAGAGAACAAG GGTCGTAACACAGCAGTGGTGGCCCTGACCAATGCCCGCCATGATCTCTCCCTGCtgaaggagcagctggaggaggagtcTGAAGCCCGTGGGGAACTGCAGCGCCTCGTGTCCAAGCTGAATGCTGACGTCACCTCCTGGAGGAGCAAATATGAGACGGACGCCATCCACCgcacagaggagctggaggagactAA GCGCAAACTGGCTGTGCGTCTccaggaggctgaggaggtgGCGGAGGCAGCCCAAGCCAGAGCTGCCAGCTTGGAGAAGGTTAAGCAGAGGCTgcagggagaggtggaggacCTCACCATAGACCTGGAAAag TCCAacgcagcagctgcagctctggatAAGAAACAACGAGTTTTTGACAAGCTGGCGGCCGAGTGGAGCCAGAAGAATGAAGAGCTGCAACTGGAACTGGACAACAGTCAGAAAGAGAGTCGCTCCTACATGACAGAACTCTACAAGCTGAAGACGGCCTACGAAGAGAGCCTGGATCAGATAGAGACTGTCCGCAAGGAGAATAAAACCCTCTCAG AGGAGATCAAGGAGCTGGTTGACCAGCTTGGGGAAGGAGGCCGAAGCGTCCACGAGCTGCAGAAGGCCAAGAAGAAactggaggtggagaaggaggagctgcagctggcTCTGGAGGAAGCCGAATCTTCACTAGAG GTGGAGGAAGGTAAGCTGGTTCGTGTACAGCTGGAGCTGGCTCAAGTAAAAGCTGACATCGACCGCAGAATCCatgagaaggaggaagagtTTGAAGTCACCAG GAAGAACCATGTTCGTGCTGTGGAGTCTCTGCAGGCCACTCTGGAGGCAGAGGCCAAAGGTCGTGCTGAGGCTCTtaggatgaagaagaagatggagggagaccTGAATGAGATGGAGATTCAACTGGAGCATGCAAACAGGAACAATGCTGAGCTTGTCAAAACCCTCAAGAAACTGCAACAGCAGATTAAA GATCTGCAGGTGCAGATGGATGAGGATGCCCGTCAGCATGAAGAGCTGAGGGAGAAGTACAGCCTCCAGGAGCGGCGTCTGAGTCTCATGcagggggagatggaggagctgagggggGGCCTTGAGGCGTCCGAGAGGGCCCGCAAACAAATAGAGCAGGAGCTGGTGGACACCACAGAGAGGTTCAGTGAGATCCACATGCAG aACCAGAGTCTAACTATCCTGAAGAGAAAGCTGGAGGCTGACCTCGCCCGACTGTCCAGTGAGAATGAGGAGCTAATCTCAGAGTTTCGTGCTGCTGAAGAGAGAGCCAAAAAGGCTGTAATTGAC GCAACACGGCTGTGTGAGGAGCTGCGGCAGGAGCAGGACCGGAGCGCTCATCTTGAGAAGGTCAAGAGGAACCAGGAGCAGAACCTCAGAGATCTCACACTGAAGTTGGAGGAAGCTGAGCAGCAGGCCTTGAAGGCCGGAAAACGCACCATCCAGAAACTGGAAACCAGG ATCAAGGAGTTGGAGAATGAGCTGGATCAGGAGCAGAAGCGCCACGTGGAGACAGTGAAAAACCTTCGTAAGGGCGAGCGCCGAGTCAAGGAGTTGACCTTCCAGACAGAGGAGGATCATAAGACCAATGAGCGCATGCAAGAGCTGGTGGAGAAACTTCAGAACAAGCTCAAGTCCTACAAACGGCAGATAGAGGATGCT GAGGAGCAGGCCAACAGCAGCCTGTCTAAGTACAGGAAGACGGTCCATGAGCTGGATGATGCCGAGGAGCGTGCAGAAATGGCGGAGATGGCCCTAAACAAAATGAGGACCAGGAACAGAGCCTCAACCACTAAGGGCTTCACCTCAGTGGAGATTGTCCAGGTCACCAAGCCAACCAGTGGAGGACAGGACGGATAG